The window TGGAGGCCGTGCGCAGCCAGGTCGAGGAGCTCATCGGCCATGGCGCCAGCTCGCCCAGCGGCCACATTCCGTTCACGCCGCGGGCCAAGAAGGTCCTCGAGCTCTCGCTCCGGGAGGCCCTGCAGTTGGGCCACAACTACATCGGGACCGAGCACATCCTCCTGGGGCTCATCCGGGAGGGCGAGGGCGTGGCCGCCCAGGTGCTGGTGAAGTTGGGCGCCGACCTGTCCAGGGTCCGCCAGCAGGTCATCCAGCTGCTCTCCGGGTACTCTGGGCCCGGACAGGGTTCGTCGGGATCCCAGGAGAAGGCCGGTGCCACCAGCGGAGGCAGCGGCGGCGATTCCGCCTCGGGCTCGCTGGTCCTGGACCAGTTCGGTCGCAACCTCACCCAGGACGCCCGCGACAAGAAGCTGGATCCGGTCATCGGCCGGCACCGGGAGACCGAGCGGGTCATGCAGGTCCTGTCCCGGCGCACCAAGAACAACCCGGTGCTCATCGGCGAGCCGGGTGTCGGCAAGACGGCCATCGTCGAGGGCCTGGCCCAGATGATCGCCAACGACGACGTTCCGGAGACCATCAAGGACAGGCAGCTCTACACGCTGGACCTGGGTGCCCTGGTCGCCGGTAGCCGCTACCGGGGCGACTTCGAGGAGCGCCTCAAGAAGGTCCTCAAGGAGATCAAGACCCGCGGCGACATCATCCTGTTCATCGACGAGATCCACACCCTGGTGGGTGCGGGCGCCGCCGAGGGTGCCATTGACGCCGCTTCGATCCTCAAGCCGATGCTGGCCCGGGGCGAGCTGCAGACCATCGGGGCGACCACGCTGGACGAGTACCGGAAGCACTTCGAGAAGGACGCGGCCCTCGAACGGCGCTTCCAGCCGATCAAGGTCGACGAGCCCACGGTGCCCCACACCATCGAGATCCTGAAGGGGCTGCGCGAGCGCTACGAGACCCATCACCGGGTGACCATCACCGACCAGGCTCTGGTCGCCGCCGCCAACCTGGCCGACCGCTACATCTCCGACCGCCACCTGCCGGACAAGGCGATCGACCTCATCGACGAGGCCGGCTCACGCCTGCGCATCAAGCGGATGCACACGCCGGAGGACCTGCGGGAGATCGAGACCGACCTGTCCGAGGTCGTGCTGCGCAAGAAGGCCGCCGTCGAGGCCCAGGACTTCGAGGCGGCCGGCCGCCTGCGCGACTCCGAGAAGGAGCTCCTGGCGCGCAAGGAGTCCAAGGAGTCCGAGATCCGCTCGGCTGGCGTGGACCTGTTCGACGAGGTCGACGAGGAGGCCATCGCCGAGGTGCTCTCGGTCTGGACGGGCATCCCGGTCTACAAGCTGACCGAGGAGGAGACCCAGAAGCTCCTCAAGATGGAGGAGGAGCTCCACAGGCGGGTCATCGGCCAGGAGGACGCCATCAAGGCCGTCAGCCAGGCAATCCGTCGCACCAGGGCCGGCCTGAAGGACCCTAAGCGCCCGTCCGGGTCGTTCGTCTTCCTGGGTCCGTCGGGCGTGGGCAAGACCGAGTTGGCCAAGACGCTGGCCGAGTTCCTTTTCGGCGACGAGAAGGCCCTCATCGCTCTGGACATGTCCGAGTACATGGAGAAGCACACGGTCAGCCGCCTGGTCGGCTCGCCTCCGGGCT of the Acidimicrobiales bacterium genome contains:
- a CDS encoding ATP-dependent Clp protease ATP-binding subunit: MFERFTDRARRVVVLAQEEARLLNHNYIGTEHILLGLIHEGEGVAAKGLESLGISLEAVRSQVEELIGHGASSPSGHIPFTPRAKKVLELSLREALQLGHNYIGTEHILLGLIREGEGVAAQVLVKLGADLSRVRQQVIQLLSGYSGPGQGSSGSQEKAGATSGGSGGDSASGSLVLDQFGRNLTQDARDKKLDPVIGRHRETERVMQVLSRRTKNNPVLIGEPGVGKTAIVEGLAQMIANDDVPETIKDRQLYTLDLGALVAGSRYRGDFEERLKKVLKEIKTRGDIILFIDEIHTLVGAGAAEGAIDAASILKPMLARGELQTIGATTLDEYRKHFEKDAALERRFQPIKVDEPTVPHTIEILKGLRERYETHHRVTITDQALVAAANLADRYISDRHLPDKAIDLIDEAGSRLRIKRMHTPEDLREIETDLSEVVLRKKAAVEAQDFEAAGRLRDSEKELLARKESKESEIRSAGVDLFDEVDEEAIAEVLSVWTGIPVYKLTEEETQKLLKMEEELHRRVIGQEDAIKAVSQAIRRTRAGLKDPKRPSGSFVFLGPSGVGKTELAKTLAEFLFGDEKALIALDMSEYMEKHTVSRLVGSPPGYVGYEEGGQLTEAVRRRPFSVVLFDEVEKAHPDVFNTLLQILEEGRLTDSQGRTVDFRNTVLIMTSNLGTADLRKANLGFTKADEAVSYERMKAKVQDALKAHFRPEFLNRIDDTIVFHELSMPEVTRIVDLMTARLAGQLAGQGMGLEITDAAKVHLAGQGYDPTMGARPLRRSIQRLVEDPLSERLLHKEFTAGEIVVVDVEETPDDPDAPDGRSIVFRAIAGFEPPTVELAVEGAE